The Nocardioides sp. S-1144 genome includes a region encoding these proteins:
- a CDS encoding quinone-dependent dihydroorotate dehydrogenase yields the protein MGLYRRAFEHGFRRVDPERAHHLGFRAIRLGAPVLGRLPGPAGEPVTAMGLTFPHALGLAAGFDKNAVGIDALGALGFGHVEIGTVTGQAQPGNPTPRLFRLVADRAVVNRMGFNNDGAEAVARRLAARGRRAPGTGPVLGINIGKTKVVPEDDQAAVLADHATSTRLLAPHADYLVVNVSSPNTPGLRTLQAVERLEPLLEHVRTVADSVTTGRDRVPLLVKIAPDLADDDVLAVADLALATGLDGIIATNTTIGRDGLRSHPAEVAEAGAGGLSGAPLTARATEVVRMLRQRVGPDLTLVGVGGISTADDARERLAAGADLLQAYTAFIYEGPLWPRRIVTGLRA from the coding sequence GTGGGGCTCTACCGCCGGGCCTTCGAGCACGGGTTCCGCCGGGTCGACCCCGAGCGGGCCCACCACCTCGGGTTCCGGGCGATCCGGCTCGGGGCCCCCGTGCTCGGCCGGCTGCCCGGCCCTGCGGGGGAGCCGGTCACGGCGATGGGCCTGACCTTCCCGCACGCCCTCGGCCTGGCGGCCGGCTTCGACAAGAACGCCGTCGGCATCGACGCCCTCGGCGCCCTCGGCTTCGGCCACGTCGAGATCGGCACGGTGACCGGACAGGCCCAGCCCGGCAACCCGACGCCGCGGCTGTTCCGGCTCGTGGCCGACCGCGCCGTGGTCAACCGGATGGGCTTCAACAACGACGGCGCCGAGGCGGTCGCACGGCGCCTGGCCGCCCGCGGTCGGCGCGCGCCCGGCACCGGGCCGGTGCTGGGCATCAACATCGGCAAGACCAAGGTCGTCCCCGAGGACGACCAGGCCGCCGTCCTCGCCGACCACGCCACCAGCACCCGGCTGCTCGCCCCGCACGCCGACTACCTCGTCGTCAACGTCAGCTCGCCGAACACCCCCGGCCTGCGCACGCTGCAGGCCGTCGAGCGGCTCGAGCCGCTGCTGGAGCACGTCCGCACCGTCGCCGACTCGGTCACCACCGGCCGGGACAGGGTGCCGCTGCTGGTGAAGATCGCCCCCGACCTCGCCGACGACGACGTCCTCGCCGTCGCCGACCTGGCCCTGGCGACCGGGCTCGACGGGATCATCGCCACCAACACCACCATCGGCCGCGACGGGCTGCGCAGCCACCCCGCCGAGGTCGCCGAGGCCGGCGCGGGCGGGCTGTCCGGAGCGCCGCTCACGGCCCGCGCCACCGAGGTCGTGCGGATGCTGCGGCAGCGCGTCGGACCCGACCTCACCCTGGTCGGGGTCGGCGGGATCTCCACCGCCGACGACGCCCGCGAGCGGCTGGCCGCCGGTGCGGACCTGCTCCAGGCCTACACGGCGTTCATCTACGAGGGTCCGCTCTGGCCGCGCCGGATCGTGACAGGGTTGCGCGCATGA